A genomic region of Anopheles coustani chromosome 3, idAnoCousDA_361_x.2, whole genome shotgun sequence contains the following coding sequences:
- the LOC131260143 gene encoding fork head domain-containing protein FD4-like: MPRPSRDSYGDQKPPYSYISLTAMAIWSSPDKMLSLNDIYQFITDRFPYYRTNTQRWQNSLRHNLSFNDCFIKVPRRPDRPGKGAYWTLHPKAFDMFQNGSLLRRRKRFKLHQTDKECLNEEFIALANMNRFFMAQSGAPTYHHDAATSYYPPLSEPLGASLSPGMMYAPISPPLSPPEDLGGSGSLQLGGSPSGSESPVASPVGIPPVPLTVASAPSVTSTTTTVSNPPKPKRSFTIESLIEPDSASDSEESSAEQRTTQQYHHHQQQQQLEQLRHLSQQQLISNISAFNEYAAAMQHHHHQQQQQQHQQHHQVAVAAAAAAAAAALGSPYSGVPIHPLLLPLGKMQSPAANYFLHSGAASYHHPHHHHHHHHMQVMHLQPSLNPSSATGTHHLHAHELAHQALRPEPPSLAIA; the protein is encoded by the coding sequence ATGCCACGACCATCACGGGATTCGTACGGCGACCAGAAGCCACCGTACTCGTACATCTCGCTGACGGCGATGGCGATCTGGTCCTCGCCGGACAAGATGCTCTCACTGAACGACATCTACCAGTTCATCACCGATCGCTTCCCGTACTACCGCACCAACACGCAGCGCTGGCAGAACTCGCTGCGGCACAACCTCAGCTTCAACGATTGCTTCATCAAAGTCCCCCGGCGTCCGGATCGGCCCGGCAAGGGCGCCTACTGGACCCTACATCCGAAGGCGTTTGACATGTTCCAGAACGGCAGCCTACTCCGACGGCGAAAGCGTTTCAAGCTGCATCAGACCGACAAGGAGTGTCTGAACGAGGAGTTCATTGCGCTGGCCAACATGAACCGCTTCTTCATGGCGCAGAGTGGTGCCCCGACGTATCACCATGACGCAGCGACCTCCTACTATCCGCCCCTGTCGGAACCGCTCGGTGCCAGTCTCTCGCCGGGCATGATGTACGCACCGATCTCGCCACCACTGTCTCCGCCGGAGGATCTCGGCGGTTCCGGAAGTTTGCAGCTGGGAGGTAGCCCCTCGGGCTCGGAGTCACCGGTGGCGAGTCCGGTTGGAATCCCGCCGGTACCGCTAACGGTGGCATCCGCACCTTCCGTCACCAGCACAACCACCACCGTCAGCAATCCGCCCAAACCAAAGCGATCCTTCACCATCGAGAGTCTGATCGAGCCGGACAGTGCGTCCGATTCGGAGGAGAGCAGTGCCGAACAGCGGACGACCCAGCAataccatcaccatcagcagcagcaacagctagAGCAGCTGCGCCATCTAAGCCAGCAGCAGCTGATAAGCAACATCTCGGCGTTCAACGAGTACGCGGCCGCCATgcagcaccatcaccatcagcagcagcagcagcagcaccagcagcaccatcaggTGGCCGTGGCCGCCGCAgcagccgccgctgccgccgccctCGGCAGTCCCTACTCCGGCGTCCCGATCCATCCGCTTCTGCTACCGCTCGGCAAGATGCAGTCGCCGGCCGCCAACTACTTCCTGCACTCGGGCGCCGCGTCCTATCACCATccgcaccaccatcaccaccatcaccacatgCAGGTCATGCACCTGCAGCCCTCGCTGAACCCCTCCTCAGCGACCGGCACTCACCATCTCCACGCACACGAGCTGGCCCATCAGGCTCTGCGGCCAGAGCCTCCATCGCTAGCCATTGCCTAA